A region of Oncorhynchus masou masou isolate Uvic2021 chromosome 29, UVic_Omas_1.1, whole genome shotgun sequence DNA encodes the following proteins:
- the prune gene encoding LOW QUALITY PROTEIN: exopolyphosphatase PRUNE1 (The sequence of the model RefSeq protein was modified relative to this genomic sequence to represent the inferred CDS: inserted 2 bases in 1 codon), which yields MDIFLKSCRNELKGNAEGSPGFHVVLGNEACDLDSMVSALAYAYFLSKTLDSGKVPLPVLNIPRQEFPLRTDNAFLLRESGLSQDDLVFRDEVDLGSLHRAGRLDLTLVDHNVLPSSDCDLEEAVLEVIDHHLLERKPSPSCPITVETVGSCSTLVAERIILKAPEVLDQQVAQLLYGTIVLDCVNMAPEAGKVTPKDSQYAGLLETHFPNLPPRGVLFQSLQNAKFDVSGLTTEQMLLKDMKVASEGDLKLAVSVIYMTLEAFLQRQSLQQELCEFCHKHSYNLVVAMTISFNDNKEPFRQLAVYSSSTLYRGEMSQALEQARRPSLSLSPMSSPYSDIRAYLQGNTLASRKKVLPIIKDFLRDRERREVHCRTLEESYEVPQQRACTEDAGIEEDXPTSPTPMNSLVEGCPLDNGLPKISAEALTEKFSKMASEEENAGGL from the exons ATGGATATATTTTTAAAAAGCTGTCGCAATGAGCTGAAG GGGAACGCAGAGGGCAGCCCAGGGTTCCATGTGGTCCTGGGGAACGAGGCCTGTGACCTGGACTCCATGGTGTCAGCTCTGGCCTATGCATACTTCCTGTCCAAG acacTTGATTCTGGGAAAGTTCCTCTTCCCGTTCTGAACATTCCCCGGCAAGAGTTCCCGCTGCGCACGGACAATGCCTTCCTGCTGAGAGAGAGTGGCCTCTCCCAGGATGACCTGGTGTTCCGGGACGAGGTGGACCTGGGGAGTCTACACCGGGCGGGCCGGCTGGACCTCACACTGGTGGACCACAACGTGCTGCCCAG CTCTGACTGTGATCTAGAAGAGGCGGTGTTGGAGGTGATCGACCATCACCTCCTGGAGAGGAagccctctccctcctgtcccatTACCGTGGAGACGGTGGGCTCCTGCTCCACCCTGGTGGCAGAACGGATCATCCTGAAAGCCCCTGAAGTCCTCGACCAACAGGTGGCCCAGCTCTTATATG GCACCATAGTGTTAGACTGTGTGAACATGGCCCCAGAGGCAGGGAAAGTCACCCCTAAAGACAGCCAGTACGCTGGCCTCCTGGAGACGCACTTCCCCAACCTGCCACCAAGGGGCGTCCTCTTCCAGTCCTTGCAGAATGCTAAATTTGATGTGTCAG GTCTTACCACAGAACAGATGCTTCTGAAAGACATGAAGGTGGCATCGGAAGGAGATTTAAAACTGGCAGTCAGTGTGATATATATGACACTGGAG GCTTTTCTACAGAGGCAAAGCTTACAGCAAGAGCTCTGTGAGTTCTGCCACAAGCACAGCTACAACCTGGTGGTGGCCATGACGATCTCCTTCAACGATAACAAGGAACCCTTCAGGCAGCTGGCTGTCTACAGCTCCAGCACCCTCTACAGGGGGGAG ATGAGCCAAGCCTTGGAGCAAGCCCGGAGACCCAGTCTGAGCCTGAGTCCAATGAGCAGCCCTTACTCGGACATCAGGGCTTACCTCCAGGGCAACACGTTGGCCTCCAGGAAGAAGGTGCTGCCCATCATCAAGGACTTCCTGAGGGACAGGGAGCGAAGAGAGGTGCATTGTAGGACCCTAGAGGAGAGTTACGAGGTACCACAGCAACGAGCGTGCACTGAGGACGCTGGGATAGAGGAGGA TCCTACTTCCCCCACCCCTATGAACAGTCTGGTGGAGGGCTGTCCCCTTGACAACGGACTGCCCAAGATCAGCGCTGAAGCTCTGACGGAGAAGTTCAGCAAGATGGCCAGTGAAGAGGAGAACGCAGGGGGACTCTGA